A segment of the Peptoclostridium acidaminophilum DSM 3953 genome:
CCGGATGCCCAGGTATACGTTGTAAAAGGCAGCGGAGCCAGCGCGGCAAGGATTATAAACAAGCTTGTGAAGGAAAACGCAAAAAAAGGCACTATCTGCGGAGTGATATGCATGAGTCAGAACGCCGGGTATTATGACGCCCCGGTCAAGCTGGAGCTTGGCTACGACAGCGCCGATGCGGCCAGGAACATATTCAGCATTCTTATAGAAATGGACAAGCGCGGCGTTCAAGTTGTGTACTCCGAGAGCCTTGAGGAGAAAGGGCTTGGAGCCGCCGTTATGAACAGACTTGTCAAGTCGGCCGGCTACAGGTTCATAGAAATACAGGGGGAGCAGGCATGAAGATACTTTTTGTATGCACTGGAAACACATGCAGAAGCCCGATGGCTGAAGGCTTTCTCAATGCTATAGCGCAAAAGGGCGATCTTGACATCTGCGCAGCCTCGGCAGGTGTACTGACTCATGACGGGCTTTTTGCATCGGAAAATGCGGTGATTGCAATGAGGGAGTACGGAATAGACATATCCCCTCACAGGAGCGCTCTGATAAGAAAAGAAGCAGTGCTGGACGCGGATATAGTGCTGACAATGAGCAGCTCGCACAGGGACATGCTGCTTTTTAGTTTTGGAAGTGAGGGCAAGAGCATATTTACGCTTAAAGAATTCTTGGGAATTGGCGATGCTGACGTTATTGATCCCTATGGAGGGGATATAAATATATACAGGGCTACGGCTGCTGAAATAAAAAATCTCGTTGAGAGACTGCTTGATTTGCTCGCTCGGAGCGGGAAGTATGGCGATGAATTCAAAAAAATTTAGTTGGATGCAAAAAAAATATTAAACTGTCACCATAATGTAGTATAATATACAAGGTTTAATCTTGGAGGTGAATTTGTTGAAAATAGCAGTTGCAAGTGATCACGGTGGTCTTTGCCTTAAGGAGGAGATAAAGGGTTATCTGCTTTCGAAGGGTTATGAGGTTGTTGATTTTGGAACTGACAGCGACAAGTCCGTGGACTATCCTGCATTCGGCAAGGCTGCTGCAGTTGCAGTATCTTCCGGCGCGGCGGACAAGGGCATAATATGCTGCGGTACAGGAATAGGCATATCCATGGCTGCAAACAAGGTAAAGGGAATAAGATGCGCCGTTGTTTCGGACACATTCTCGGCCAAAATGTCGAGAGCGCACAATGATGCAAACATGCTTTCACTGGGTGAGAGAGTCGTAGGAAAGGGTCTTGCGCTTGAAATAGTAGACGCCTGGCTGGCCACTGAATTCGAGGGCGGAAGGCATGAAAACAGAGTAAGGCAGATAATGGAGATTGAAGGCTGCTAATAAACTTGAGGAGGCTAGACATGTCTAAGGTGATAGAAGTAAAGCACCCGCTTATACAGCATAAGCTTACACTTATAAGGGACAAGAATACTGGCTCGAAGGATTTCAGGCTGTTAGTGAAGGAGGTTTCGCTGCTTCTTGGATATGAGGTGACAAGCGATCTTCCTCTGGAAGAGGTTGAAATAGAAACTCCGCTCGTTAAGGCAAAGAGCTATGTCATTGCGGGCAAGAAGCTTGGTATAATACCGATACTAAGAGCAGGGCTTGGCATGGTGGATGCAATGCTTGAGCTCATGCCAGCGGCTAAGGTAGGCCACATAGGCCTGTACAGGGATCCGGAAACGCTTAAGCCTGTGGAATACTACTGCAAGCTGCCTTCTGATGTAAGTGAAAGGAAGCTTATAGTAGTTGACCCTATGCTTGCTACGGGAGGGTCTGCCGCTGCAGCAATTACGTTTCTTAAGGAAAAAGGGGCAAACGACATAAAGCTTGTTAATATAATTGCTTCTCCTGAAGGCATAAGCGAGGTTCAAAAATTGCATCCCGATGTGGATATTTATGTTGCTTCAATAGACGAGAGACTCAACGACCATGGATACATACTTCCTGGACTTGGAGATGCTGGAGACAGACTTTTTGGAACAAAGTAGCATGCGAAAACGGCAGTTTTACTGCCGTTTTTTTATTGCAGTGAAATATTACAGCAACGCTACAAGTTCACATATTGACTTGAAAATTTTGAGAAAAGGGTATAAAATTAAAAACAAGATGCTTTTTTAACAAAAGTTTTAACGGTATTTTACGATTAGACACATATATCATCGACAGGGAACTTTTCAGCTTGGACGGAGTCCAACTAATGCGGGAGGAATATATTTGAGCAGACCTTCTTGGGATGAGTACTTCATGGAAATTGCGCATGTAGTCAAGAAGCGCTCCACATGTCTTAGGCGGCAGGTGGGCGCTGTTATAGTCAAGGAAAGACAAATACTTTCAACAGGATACAACGGGGCTCCCAGGGGCCTTTTGCATTGCATAGACATAGGCTGTCAAAGAGAAAAGCTCGGGATTCCTTCGGGAGAAAGGCACGAGCTGTGCAGAGCCACACATGCAGAGCAAAACGCCATTGTACAGGCCGCATACAGCGGAATAAGCATAAAGGATGCCACGATATACTGTACTACTATGCCCTGCATACTGTGTTCGAAGATGATAATAAACGCAGGCATAAAGCGGGTGGTGTTCGAAGGCAGCTATCCGGACGGCATGTCGCTTGACATATTAAGGGAAGCCGGAGTGGAAATCAATAAGGTTGATTAATGGAGGGGTTGGTATGGATTTGAAGAGCATTATGAATGTGTTCCTCGCGTTTGGAGTGGCATTTGCAGTGTCGTATCTTTTGACTCCGTATGTGATACGGCTGGCTCATAATGTCGGAGCCATAGACGTGCCAAAGGACGACAGGCGAGTACATAAGAAACCCGTGCCAAGGCTTGGCGGCATTGGAATATTCCTTGGATTTATAGTGGCCTCATTCTTGTTTGTAGATATGAGCCCGATGTATATGTCTATAATAGCAGGTTCTTTCATAATAGTTGGAATAGGAATAATAGATGATATAAAGCCTGTGAGCCCCAAGGTGAAGTTCTCGGCGCAAATACTTGCGGCCGCCGTTGTAATGTATTTTGGAGTAAGGATAGAGTGGATAACAAACCCATTAGACAAAGTGGACGGCATGATGTACCTTGGAATGTTCGGAATACCGCTGACGCTCCTTTGGATAGTTGGCGCAACGAACACAATAAACCTTATAGACGGCCTGGACGGCCTGGCTGCAGGAGTATCTGCAATAGCGGCGCTTACACTTACGCTTGTTGCTGTAATAAACAACCAGACAACTGAGGTGGTGCTCCTTGTTGCGCTTGCAGGTGGAGCGCTTGGATTCTTGCCATACAACTTCAATCCGGCAAAGGTCTTCATGGGGGATACGGGCTCGCTGTTCCTTGGCTTCATACTTGCTGTCATATCAATCGAAGGTGCTATGAAATCGGCCACAGCGCTTGCGGTGGCAATACCTATACTTGCGATGGGCTTCCCTATATTCGATACTACATTTGCCATAATAAGGCGTGCGGCCAATGGCAGATCGATTGTAGAGGCAGACAAGGGCCATTTGCATCACAGGCTCCTTAGCAAAGGCCTTTCACAAAAGCAGACTGTGCTAGCGCTTTACGGCATAAGCATAATGCTTGGCGTAAGCGCAGTTACTATATGCGAGGTAAGCACTATGGAAGCCGTAGGGGTGCTTTCCGTTGTTATGATGGCAATATATTACGGAATGATAAAGCTCAGGCTTTTGTCACTTGATGATGAAATAGAATAGGTGGTAGCTTAATATGAAGAAAAAGTTAATGACTGTATTTGGAACAAGGCCAGAAGCCATAAAGATGGCGCCGCTTGTAAAGCTGCTCCAAAAGAACGGTGAGTTCGAAGTTAAGGTTTGCGTCACGGCACAGCACAGGCAGATGCTCGACATGGTGCTTGAGCTGTTCGCAATAGAGCCTGACTATGACCTTGACATAATGCAGCACGGACAGACTATTACCGATATAACATCGAGAGTTATAAAGGGCATGGAGGAAGTTCTGAAAGCTGAAAAACCTGACATGTTGCTTGTGCACGGCGATACAACAACCACATTCGCATCCGCGCTGGCCGCTTTCTACCAGAAAGTGCCCGTGGGGCACGTCGAGGCAGGGCTGCGCAGCGGCAACAAGTATTCTCCTTATCCAGAGGAGATGAACAGGATGCTCACGACTTCAATATCAGAGCTTCATTTTGCTCCGACACAGGGCAACAGGGAGAACCTGCTGAAGGAAAACATTGCTGATTACAAGATAGCAGTTACTGGAAACACTGTAATAGATGCGCTAATGTCTGTGATAAAAGAGGACTACAGCTTCGGAGGAGAACTTGACGCTGTAGACTTTGAAAACAAGAAGGTAGTGCTGCTTACCTGCCATAGGAGAGAAAATTGGGGAGAGCCGATGATTAACATATTCAAGGCTGTCAGAAGGCTTGTAGACGCCCACAAAGACGTCGAAGTTGTATTCCCTATACATATGAATCCAAACATAAGGAAAATCGCTGCTGAAATACTCTCCGGCAACGAGAGGATACATATAATTGAGCCGCTTGACTACGAGCCATTTGCAAATCTCATAAGCAAGTGCCATATTGTCATGACCGATTCTGGAGGCATACAGGAGGAGGCTCCTGCACTGGGCAAGCCTGTTGTAGTCATGAGGACAGAAACAGAAAGGCCGGAGGCTGTAGAGGCTGGCACTGTAAAGATAGCAGGCGTGTTTGAGGATGATGTCTACAATGCGGCAGCGCTGCTTATAGAAGACGATGCCGAGTATCTAGAAATGGCAAGAGCGGTCAATCCTTATGGGAACGGAACTGCATGTGAAAAAATAAACAAAAAGCTGGCCGAGTTTTTCTGCCATTAGCATCTTTAATCCTGTATGACGCTTTTATTTCAAAAAGTTTCATATGGGATTTTTTATATGCAGCATTGTATACATCATAAAGATACAAAAAAATGATGAAACAACGGGCATTTTGTGGTAAAATTCTATATGTATTCTTGATATACAAAAAAATAAATTTTAGGTTTTGAAAAAGTACAAGTTTCATTGTATAATATAAAAAGAATTCACTTTGCGGCAATAAAGTGACATGGTTAAAATATATACAACTTAT
Coding sequences within it:
- a CDS encoding low molecular weight protein arginine phosphatase: MKILFVCTGNTCRSPMAEGFLNAIAQKGDLDICAASAGVLTHDGLFASENAVIAMREYGIDISPHRSALIRKEAVLDADIVLTMSSSHRDMLLFSFGSEGKSIFTLKEFLGIGDADVIDPYGGDINIYRATAAEIKNLVERLLDLLARSGKYGDEFKKI
- a CDS encoding deoxycytidylate deaminase; this encodes MSRPSWDEYFMEIAHVVKKRSTCLRRQVGAVIVKERQILSTGYNGAPRGLLHCIDIGCQREKLGIPSGERHELCRATHAEQNAIVQAAYSGISIKDATIYCTTMPCILCSKMIINAGIKRVVFEGSYPDGMSLDILREAGVEINKVD
- the rpiB gene encoding ribose 5-phosphate isomerase B — encoded protein: MKIAVASDHGGLCLKEEIKGYLLSKGYEVVDFGTDSDKSVDYPAFGKAAAVAVSSGAADKGIICCGTGIGISMAANKVKGIRCAVVSDTFSAKMSRAHNDANMLSLGERVVGKGLALEIVDAWLATEFEGGRHENRVRQIMEIEGC
- the upp gene encoding uracil phosphoribosyltransferase: MSKVIEVKHPLIQHKLTLIRDKNTGSKDFRLLVKEVSLLLGYEVTSDLPLEEVEIETPLVKAKSYVIAGKKLGIIPILRAGLGMVDAMLELMPAAKVGHIGLYRDPETLKPVEYYCKLPSDVSERKLIVVDPMLATGGSAAAAITFLKEKGANDIKLVNIIASPEGISEVQKLHPDVDIYVASIDERLNDHGYILPGLGDAGDRLFGTK
- the wecB gene encoding non-hydrolyzing UDP-N-acetylglucosamine 2-epimerase, with product MKKKLMTVFGTRPEAIKMAPLVKLLQKNGEFEVKVCVTAQHRQMLDMVLELFAIEPDYDLDIMQHGQTITDITSRVIKGMEEVLKAEKPDMLLVHGDTTTTFASALAAFYQKVPVGHVEAGLRSGNKYSPYPEEMNRMLTTSISELHFAPTQGNRENLLKENIADYKIAVTGNTVIDALMSVIKEDYSFGGELDAVDFENKKVVLLTCHRRENWGEPMINIFKAVRRLVDAHKDVEVVFPIHMNPNIRKIAAEILSGNERIHIIEPLDYEPFANLISKCHIVMTDSGGIQEEAPALGKPVVVMRTETERPEAVEAGTVKIAGVFEDDVYNAAALLIEDDAEYLEMARAVNPYGNGTACEKINKKLAEFFCH
- a CDS encoding glycosyltransferase family 4 protein, coding for MDLKSIMNVFLAFGVAFAVSYLLTPYVIRLAHNVGAIDVPKDDRRVHKKPVPRLGGIGIFLGFIVASFLFVDMSPMYMSIIAGSFIIVGIGIIDDIKPVSPKVKFSAQILAAAVVMYFGVRIEWITNPLDKVDGMMYLGMFGIPLTLLWIVGATNTINLIDGLDGLAAGVSAIAALTLTLVAVINNQTTEVVLLVALAGGALGFLPYNFNPAKVFMGDTGSLFLGFILAVISIEGAMKSATALAVAIPILAMGFPIFDTTFAIIRRAANGRSIVEADKGHLHHRLLSKGLSQKQTVLALYGISIMLGVSAVTICEVSTMEAVGVLSVVMMAIYYGMIKLRLLSLDDEIE